The genomic stretch GGGTCCAGGTAACAGCTTGTTTCTAACTGAGGTGGAACAGACCCCCACTGCAGGTCCTGAGCTTTTTTTTGGGGCCAAACACACCCAAGAGGCATGACAGGAGTCAGCTGGGGCGGGCTCAGCTGCTGGATTAGCACTTGCCCTGGTGGGACTGGAGGTTTCGATCCGCAGAGCCTTTTCCAGTCCACTGATCTATCCCAAACCTTTCACCAGGTACAAAGTGTGCAGCAGAATGAAGTAGCAGTGAATGTAAATGGGACATGGAAAGGTTTTTGAACAGATGTTTTAATGGTCTCTTTGCTGTTGTGGTCAGAGAGAAATTCCCTTTGCCTTCAGGAGCTGGAGGGTAGAATCCCACTCCTCTGGCCCTCAGCTGCTcattcccagggagctgcagtctCCAGGTGATgtcccaacagcagcagagtctcCTGGAAGCAGGGATGTGGGAATCACCTATCAAATATATGAATCTGTTTGCATTTCTAGCTGTGGTTTGAGATGTTTCTGGCACAgattccagagcagctgtggctgcccctggatccctggcagtgtccaaggccaggctggacagggcttggagcagcctgggacagtggaaggtgttggggttggaactggatgagctttaaggtcccttccagaaTCCTCTGATTCTATGATGTCAGCCCCAGACCTCGAGCTTGGCTGGATCTGGGCACAAAACccaccagggcagagcagaccGAGCTCAGGCGATGCGAAATTCAATATTTTACACCCACACCACTAAAAATAATCCGCCGCCGCCAACTCTTCATCTGGAAAGAGAAACCACCAATGTCACTGTGTCTTGGACAAGGCACAGCACTCAAGTCCTGACCATATTTAGCCATAAGATCATCTCCCAGGACTtcacaaaatcatggaatcacaggatggtttgggttggaagggaccttaaatctcatCAAGTCccaaccccctgccacgggcagagaatcaggaatttctgcatgagAGCAGAGTTTTAGAGAAAAGTCTTCTGGCCAAGGGCCAGTTCTGCTGTTGTTATTTCTCCCTGCTATCTCCATACTTCATTTCATCCCCCAAACTGCTGTGGTGAGTTACTCAAGGTTGCTAAAACCATGTCGTGCTAAGGAGGCAGCAAAAGGGAGGAAATTATGCCTCTAGAAAATGCCCCACACAGCTGAAACCAGGCCACCTCTTCAGGTGTCGGGTTTAGATTTTGTCATTGTAAGCAGAGaaacttgaaacattttgccCAAATGTGTTGAAAGCCATGAAGACATCAAAGATTATTCATGGAATAAATATTCATTTGCAggaagagggattttttttttttttttaatcatgaaTATTTCAGGCAGGGTGCGCAGTTGCTTGAAGGAAAAGGTGATCATATTCTGAGCGCTGTTTAAGTAGTTGGTAATATTAAGGATATCAGGAATTAAAGGTGTCAGGGCACTTCATTTTTAAGATGTAACCATGGAatagaattccagaatggtttgggttggaagggacattaaagaccatccagtttcaaccccctgccatgggcaggttCTGCTTAAGTTAAAATCCTTTCTAGATTTTCTTTAACTGATTCTTATTAGTGAAAAATTCCCTCAGAATCGGTCCTCAAACCTTCCCTTTCCAGGTGCTGCAACACCATCACTCTGCTGAACAACTTTAACCACAAACACATTGCACTTGTAGCCCTGAACACcagaaaatatctttattttattcCCAGGTCCCGTCGGCTTTTTCATTGAGAAAACTCgattccctgtgccagcagcacattAAGACATCGCAGCttcagctctccctgcttcAGAATTCCCGTTTTTTTGAGGTCTAGTCCTGGCTGAGCCTGTGTGGAGCTCTGGTACCACCTAGTGTTACTGGGGGAagcctcagctgctggaggCGGCTTTTCCTCGCTGATGTCGCGACAGAAGGTGGCGACTTCGGTGAGGAGACCCAGCGAcagcatctcctcctcctccagcagcgaGCAggtccagcagggctgggaggggaacaactcagaatcacagaatcggggaatattctgagctggaaggggctCCACAGGGATCAACCAGTCCTGAACCATCCCCAAAAGTCACATTTCCCTGgcgaggaaaaaaaacctcaagggTCTCCTCTCTCCTGTGCTGCGTGCTCCTGCTCTAGCTGGAGTAACTGAATTTTATGGTGATTATCTGAATTATTGTGATTATCTGAATTATTGCGATTATCATGGAAttctgggatggtttgggttgggaggcaCCTTCAAGACCATCTCATGAACTATTGTGATTATCATGGAATTATTGTGATTATCATGGAATTCtggcatggtttgggttggaggcACCTCCAAGACCATCTCAGGAATTATTGTGATGATCATGGAATGATAACCacaattctgaaatattttgattatcACAGAATTATTGCGATTATCATGGAATTCTGGGATGGTTTGCATTTGGAAGCACCCTCAAGACCATCTCATGAATTATTGTGTTTATCATGGAATTATTGTGATTATCATGGAATtctggaatgggttgggttgggaggcACCTTCAAAACCATCTCATGAACTATTGTGATTATCATGGAATTATTGTGATTATCATGAAATTCTggcatggtttgggttagagGCACCTTCAAGACCATCTCATGAATGTGATTATTATGGAATGACAGTCACAATTATGAATTATTGTGATTATTGTGGAATTATTGTGATtatcctggaattctgggatgaTTTGCATTTGGAGGCACCTTCAAGACTGCCTCATGAATTATTGTGATGATCATGGAATGATAACCATAATTATGAATTATTTTGATTATCATGGAATTATTGTGATTAtcatggaattctggaattctggaggCACCTTCAGGACCATCTCATCCCAATCCCCTGAACAGACCAAattccctcagctgttcctcccATGGCTTCACCTCAAGGTGCCGCCTTTGTCTCACTCCTTTGGATGCTTTTCCACAgcttaatattttatattttgctaACCAAAACTGCTTAAAGTATTCGAGGTGGGGCCAAGCCCAGTGCAGAGTGCGGTGTTGTGGTCTTCActaaagaaaaatgtaactAATTATCTCTAAGAACCGGTCAGGTCCTGGCAGAATGGGTGTGTGAGTGGTCTCTGTAATTACATGAGCAATTGGTCTAAATGTGGCAactaaatgtgaaaaaatgaaTTAGTCACTGGTGCAAAGGGTGTGGGGGTCAAAGTAATTACTGGAGAAATGGGTGTTAATGTTTTTAGTAACGACTGAATTTGAAAGAACCAATGAAGTTCTGGAGGAAGGCATGTGGGGATTTAAGAACCTCAAACTGTTTGAACTTCAGGGAAAAACGTGCAGGCTTAATAGATCTGTGAGTATGAACTTCATCCAGAGTCAGTTTAAATCCAGTATTGATGGTCATATAACGGGTGATGGGGGAATTAATGTTAAATGGGGAATATGTGGTATTGGGACTGTACCTCCCTACTGCCTTGGCCaagggggaaaagaggagggaaaCGTGGTCAGGAAATGAGGATAAACGGAGGCTGTGCCTTCCAAAAACTCCAGAGAGACCCCGCAGAGGTATGGCGCAGTGTTCTCTCTCCGTTATCCGAATAAAGTTGATTTTTGCAGGATTCCCGTGTCTCTGGACACTGCCTTGTCCCAGCGGCATTTCCCGCCCAGCTTGGCGGGGTGTGCAGGGGCCACCACGACGGACACGGTGACACAGGCGACACCCCCCGCAGGGCGCTGCGCCGATGCCGATTTCGCGGAGAATACAGCGTTGATTTAACgtttttactgaaaaaagaGCTTTATTTAACGCGTGGCAGCCCGCAGGCCGTGCCCTCACCCAACATGGCGGTGCCCGCAGCCCTCAGGCGGCGCGGTGAGGGCGGAAGGGCGCGCGGGGCTTGGCCCGGAAGCGCTCGGGCCTTCAAAGAGTggcgggcggcgggagcggggtcCGGGCGAGCGGGAAAGCGAACGCCGGGAATCCGGGGAAAACGCCGGGAAAACACGGGAATCCCGGGCAGAACGGCGCGGCTGGAAGGGCTGAGCGAGCTccggagctgctctgggggaggtTGGTCGGGAGGGGGTGCGTTGGGAGGAggaggtttggggctggggggggggggggcggcgtGTGAGGCGTTGGGGGTGTCGGAGGGCGGGGAAGGGAGTGGGAAATTAAAGGAAGGGATTTTAAAGACCATCCAGTTTCaaaaccctgccatgggcaagtTCTGCTTCGGTTAAAATCCTTCCTAGGCTTTTTTTAGCTGATTTTTGTTAGTGAAAAATTACTTGGGAATCAGTGCTGAGATTTTCCCTCCCGGGTGCTTTAACACCGTCGCTTGTTGTGGGGAGGGATGAGGTGGGGGATGTTGGAGTTTGGGAATGGGGTGAGGTGGGGGATTGTTGGAGTTTGGGAATGGGGTGAGGTGGGGGATGTTGGAGTTTGGGAGTGGGGTGAGGTGGGGGATGTTGGAGTTTGGGAATGGGTGAGGTGGGGGATGTTGGAGTTTGGGAATGGGTGAGGTGGGGGATGTTGGAGTTTGGGAATGGGTGAGGTGGGGGATGTTGGAGTTTGGGAATGTGGTGAGGTGAGGGATGTTGGAGTTTGGGAATGGGGTGAGGTGGGAGATGTTGGAGTTTGGGAATGGGACTGTTGGAGtttgggaaagggagagagtaaggtttttgttgttgttctgggTGTTTGTGGTGTGGCTGGGTTAAGGGACAGCTGTTGCTGTTAACAGGAGTTGTTGTGGaattctggaatggtttgggatgggaggaACTTTAACAGCAAAATTTGGGAAGgataaagattaaaaaaaaaagcccagcacTACATAGTGATAGAGAGTGAggctttattttattctggCCAGGACGTGCCACGGAAAATACTCCATGTACAGACAGCTCTTTACTGGACAGCTTGCATATTTATACACGCAAAACCCAAAGCAATTCCCGTTCACTGGTCCCAAATTTAATGTTGCATCGTTTCCAGCAATCCAGTCCCACCActtaccatgggcagggacaccttccactctaccaggctgctccaaggcacatccagcctggctttggacactcccagggatccaggagcaccTTTGCCAGggtctccccaccctcccaggaaaGGATTTGTCCCAAAATTCGTTCTAACCCTTCCCTATCAGTGGGAGCTCATTCCACAGCCATTCCCACCAAATCCACCAGAAGAACAGCTCATCTCATATCTtaaagttttttcttcttttttcttctccctgttttcAGGGTTCCTTGAGCTCTGGATGGAAGCTCCAGTGAGTTTTGAGGTGCTGAGTGCACTGAGGATGAAACATCTCTGTCTCTAGTGTCATTTACCCAGCAGAGAAGAAGAATTTGGGTCTCAGAGgagtctttttcttcccttgttcAAGAAAACACCTTAAAAGTGCAAATGGACAGCCAGTGTTACCCTGGTGGCTGCCAGGTGGTTCCAATTTGGAAGTTGGTGGCCGTGTGGCCAtcagaaaaggaggaggaggacaacGTAATCCTGAtcagtgatgatgatgatgaagggGAGGACACCCAAGGCAGTTCTGTCCTCTTTGTAGAGCCACAAGGTAAGAGCtgttcccttcctgctgctggagttcCCTGTAAGATTTGGGGAATAAACTGAATTAATTCTGTGTTATGCTTGAAATCCATCCTTGTGCTGCACAAGTGAATAAAACCAGGAGGAAATCCCTAATTTGTAGGGATATCTTTGGTGGCAGTACTTCAAAGGATGCTGCTGTGTAGTTTTAAAGTACTTCAAACTGAGCTCAGACTGGGCCTTTTCAATGTCAGCTGGGTCCTTTTTGATTTGGTTTGATAGCTCATGGAAGTTCTGTCAGATCCCAGAAAAATGTGCTGCAAAGTGCTCAAAAGAAAATCTCAGTAATTACTAACACTGATTTACACCTCGTGCTCTCTTTCCTGCAGAGAAGTCTCccctggaagagaagaaatccGAAGAGCTGGTGGATGAGGAGGGGGATTTAGTGGTCACCTACTGCAAACAAGCCAATGTGATGCCTCACGCCAGGCACGACTGCACCACGCAGCCCTTTGAGtatggccagggctgggcaatcCCCTCTGGGCTCCCATTTCCCACCTTTCCCTTTGgaacagctgcaggcagcagcagagctggggaaggatgTGCTTTTCCTAACAACCTTCTGGTTTTCAACcttgcaggaggagagagagtgACACTTGCTTCCCCCTTGGGAAAAATGCAGATATTTGTGACCAGTGCTACTGCTACATCTGTGACAAACTGGCTGCTGAGGTaagggcagggcacaggagaCAAAACTGGATCAAAGAGAGCTTTAGCCAAGCCCTGCCTCAGGCTCAGAtttttggcagcagctctgctcaggtgaCTGTGCCTAAACCACTGTGGCTCACGAGTTCTTAAGGTCTGGTCTAATATCAGATGAGTTATTTATTGAATAGAGAGGTTGGAGCAGAGAAAGGGCTTTTAACAGTTCTTTGTTACACAGGATAGAACAAAGCAGTGCACAATGACCAGGTACCTGTATCAAAGCTGGCAAAGAAATAGCATAGATTAGGAGGCAGTAATTCTACCCTCCCAGGAAAGAGTTAAGGGCTCTGAGAGAACAATACAGGAAATTTGATTAACAGTTCCTCATAACTACTAAAAGTGTGGTTCTGTGGGGTTTATTTCTAGTGCAGGCAGTTGTTGGAGTAAACATACATTTATTTAGATGTCCTGTTTGCTTTGGGCACACAGTGCATTTCATAAAATCAGATTACTAAATCagacattttttaatgaattagAGAAATGTCAGCTTTCTGGACTGCCCCCACTGGAGTTAGGAGTGGAGGGAATTGTGTGGGGGTGGTTTATTTGCTTGGACCTTTTTGAATTTCGGGAGACTTTGAGCTGTGGGCAAAGTTGGGGTGAACAGGCAAAGACAGGGCTCTGTTCCCAGTTTCCAGTGGGAGGGTGCCAGCCCTGAGGCTCTCTGGGAAGGGCTCAGCAATGACAGCTAATCAGTGAGGGGCTTCTTTGAAATGGTTGCCGTGATATCAAATTGTTGCCTGTCAAAATATTTACTCAAGTGCAAGAAGGATAAAAGGAATTGGAGCCCCTCACTCAGTGATGAGGGGAAGACACAAAAACCCAGCAACTTCTCCCTTTTCTTGTATTTTCTGACACAGTGCCAGCTCTGGACAGTCCCCTCCTTATGCCACTGCAATGCCCACAACAAGAGCAACTTCTGGAAGGCACAGAGGAACTTTGCCCAGGCTGGAGTCCTGGCCACCTTcaacctggagctgctggagctggacacAGAGCTGCGGCGTGGGGGTGGGTGCTCTGTCCCCtggacctggggctgctcaggccctgccctggctgctctgtccccatggacctggggctgctcaggccctgccctggctgctctgtccccatggacctggggctgctcaggccctgtcctggctgctctgtccccagtgacctggggctgctcaggccctgccctggctgctctgtccccagggacctggggctgctcaggccctgccctggctgctctgtccccagggacctggggctgctcaggccctgccctggctgctctgtccccagggacctggggctgctcaggccctgccctggctgctctgtccctggggacctggggctgctcaggccctgtcctggctgctctgtcccctggacctggggctgctcaggtcCTGCTCTGGGTGCTCTGTCCCCtggacctggggctgctcaggccctgctctggctgctctgtccctggggacctggggctgctcaggccctgtcctggctgctctgtcccctggacctggggctgctcaggccctgccctgggtgctCTGTCCCCtggacctggggctgctcaggccctgctctgtcccctggacctggggctgctcagccctgcccttggGGACAGCTTGGCTGCTCCACTCCAAAGCTTGGGGAGTTTTATGGAGTAAATTGCTGtggctgctttctttttccatgcTTGGGCCAGGGATGGGTTTGCAGGTGCAgattcctgcttttctccatctggaagaatcatagaatggtttggggtggaatgGAGCTGGAAGATAATCTCCTTCCAACCCCTTTCCTTGGGCAGGGGCacttcccactatcccagggtgctccaaggcctccccaccctcccagggaacaactCTTTCCCAATATCCCtcctaaatttcccctctttcagcaACAAAGCTTTCCTGACAAATAAAACTGGATGCAAACAATTTCTTAAATAATCTCACATGTAGAACTTTCtcttttgattttgaaaaaaacatgcaaaattctttgtgcaattttttttttttttgtcctgtctCTTAGGAGATCTCCTAGAAAAATTCATCAGGGATCTTTCTGTAGCCTATAACAAATACCTGATAGGAGAAAAGATCTGTCCCCCAGGACATgaatgctgctgccagccaaaGTTGCCCCCGGGGCAGTGCAGTGTCTGCAGACCACGGAATGTGGAGGTGGTGTACAAGTAAGTGACAACAGGTTTGGGCTTGTCAGGGCAGCTTTGGTTTGTTTAATGAGTTGTAATCAGAATTGTGGCACCTGAGACAGCAAAAATAGAGTGGAGAGAACTTACATGGTGAGAAAGATAAATTGCATTTGGCTGTAGTTTAAAGTCCCTCTTAAATGTGTCTAaatctcctgtgctgtgcaggacaCCTGAGGATCTCTGATTATTATAGCCTGGGAAAGTGGGACTGAGGCCTGGGCTTTGGGGTGGctttaggtgggatattgggaaggaatccttccctggcagggtgggcaggccctggcacaggtgcccagaggagctgtggctgcccctggatccctggcagtgcccaaggccagcctagacagggtttggagcagcctgggccagtggaaggtgttggaatttaaggttccttccaatccaaacccttctgggttttttttactaattTCTTTCTTAGAATGAGTTTCACCTTTTCACTGGTATATTCTTCAAAATACCCAAAGTATTGGTTGTGCCAGCACCTCCTCAGTGTGCTGGAGATCTCTGAAGGCAAGGCTGGGCTCTTGATTGCTCTCAAGCTGTGGGATGGCCACAATTACCACTTGTTTGAGAAATCCGTTGTTGCAGACCCTTGATCTTACAGGCCGCTTGACTTTCTCAGGTATTCTGATGTTTTCGAGCTGGTAACAAGATTTTTAAATCAGGCAGAACAAGAAAgccccaaagctgctgctgtcatgctgctgggagcagctaaGCAGATTGCCCTGCACAAAGACCCTGCTCTGTAAGTACCTGGCCCACGGAGAGTGGGGgatcttcctcctttcctccaggggAGAGGAATTAGTGAGAGAATGCTGGGGGTTTGTTTATTAGGGGTGAGGAAAGTGTAAAAATCCCAGCCcgggctgcagcacagcaggaggaaggTGAACACACTGAGGGAgaagtgggatttggggcaggagggactggggggaaaaCAAGAGCTTGGAGGTGAGAGGGAAAAGTTCAGCAGGAATGAGAGTTTGAGATCTCTGTCAAAAATCCCTGCCAAGGGAAAGGCAGATTTAATATTAAACAACAAAGTTGGTTGGCAAGATTTGCTCCAGTGCTTACAGGAGAGCTTAGGcacaacaaaggaaaacaagcagcAACAAAACCGAACATAATCCAGGCATTGAGGAAAGGAAACGAACCGAGAACCACCGAGGGCAGTGAGGGACAAAGGGAGCAGCAAACATAAAAAGGAACTCGGCCTTAAAAGCTTAACAGCACTCCCACTTAAGAGTACTTCAAGTTATACCTTAAGCTTAACAATTCAACAAAGAAACAGCACTTACCCCTAAGTTCAGCTTAGCTTAAAACTTAACGATTTTAGGGGAATAACCCTCGAGCAGCATTTAACCTAACTTAGAACTTCGAAGAGACACTTAGCAACTCAGCAAAACACTTTCCAACAGCACAAGGAGCTTTGCTTCGTGAAACCTGAACATTTTGGGGTTTAAATTCGGGGGTTTTGGTAAAAAAGAAGGCAACTGTGTCTGGGTTGGTTTGAAAGAGCAGCTCCCCTGCAGTTCCTGCTGAGGAGAGATCCAGATTTGCAAGGAGCAGGCTGCATTTGTTACCTGGgaatttttcactgttttgcaCTTCAGCACCTGTTCCAGTCTttgcaggaatttttttcagcatGCCAGCTTCCaagatttttccttcaaaagtGTTTTCCTCATCAGTTGAGcacagagaaggggaaaaggcaggaagggGAGCCAGGCATTAATTAGTGTTGGTTTTTTCCAGGCTTAGGAGCTGTCAGAGCCTTGGCCACACTGCTTCCCTGAGGATTGCTGTCCCATTTCTGTTCCAGAGGTAAGGTTGGTTTCCTTGCTGGCTGCAGACTTTCTGCTTGgctttaaaatgtgtttcaggTGACAAATCCTCTCTTCAGAGGCACGTGGGAGGCCAGAGCAGCTTGTGGTTGTTACACCAAGGAGTGAATAGTGGCTGGGAGaggtcacagcagcagcctggcaggagtcccctgggatggagcatgGAAAAGCTCCCCCAGAGGCTGGAGAATGAGGGCACCCAGCTGCCTTGGCTTAATTCACTTCCCATTTTAGCTCTACCCTCCAcctttccccccaaattcacctgcCACAGAAGGGTGATGAGTGAAGAATTCAATTCTTTCCAACCCAGTTCTGTACTCTCACCTTCTCTGGAACTAATGACAGGTACAACCCAAATCCTTCAGCAGTTCTCATTTTAAATTGCtgttcttgatttttttaaatttttgactTGGAACAAAAAAGGGAAGAGTTTGTCCTTACCTCCCTGCCAGAACTTTAGAGTAAACTCTTCTTTTTTATCTCCACTTATCAGTTAATACAGACATGGTTGCAGtagcagggaggctgcaggagctcaggcccAGCACAGTTTGAAGTGTTTGATGTGCACATCCCTTGGACATCTTTGCTTAAAGCTTAAACCCCACAGAAccttggttttaaaaataataacagcCCAATAATCATTTCATTATTCACTACAAAACTTAAAGCAGAAATTCACATACAGATccagacaaaaaaccccaaacttgtGCAGTTTCCCATATGATTAAGAAAGACAAGTTGTTAGTAACTCACCTCATTTTAAAATACCCTTtttgaattgtttttcttttcaaatccCAGGATTGTGACCCGACTTCAGAGGATGCTGGTGGTGTGTGACTTCCCAAAAATTCTGTATGAAAAGTTTGTTGAGTTTTTCCAGTccatctcccttccctgccactGCTATGCCTTCTCAAACAGGTGAGTTCTGGGGCCTCTGAGTGTTCAACTTGGATCCAGTTGCCTGTGGAAAGTTCTTTCCCTGATAATAAAAGTGGGAGCATTTTAGAGGAATATTTCAGGATTTGCTGCCTTCCCTGTTTGTTGTTGGATGCCATGACTGAGCTGTTCTCCCTAAAGTTTTATTCCTTTCCCCCAGAACTGAGCTCTGAACCCCAGAATGTTTTATTAATCAAACTTCACAATCCTTAAAGGAGCTAATTAGTGATGTACAACAAAACACagataaaaattactttatttttgtcCTTGCAGCTTGAATGTTTTGCCCTGGGACCACGTGTTACTGACCACAGTTTTAAAAGGCCAGAACATCACTGGGCAGAGGagacagaaaggaaggaaaatgtacCTGTGGGAGGCACTCCCTGTTGTGGAGGCTCGAGTGGAGAAActgcttcagaaaaagaagtgagattggtttggctttttcacTTTGTGAACTCAGTTCTTATTTTTGACTGCTCCAAACCTCTGCACTTTGGTTTAATGgggaaacacaaaacaaaatcttttttttttactttttttttttttcttctctgcaaggCTAGGAGCTTTTTAATGTTTCTCAGAGCCCTTTGAATGCCTCAGGACCAAAAAAAGACTGCTGGGGGTGGCTCATTTCTGTGTCTCCAAAAACCCTGCAGGTTTTACATGTTGATTTTCCTCTTCTCAAAGGCTGGCAAGTGGAAGGCAGCCAGAAGAATCTGTTCTGGGTCTTCAGAGGGCTGTGCTCCAGAAAATCCAATATTCCAAAGAATCCAGTCCACTTAAAGAATCCAGCTGCGAGGCAAcctctggttttattttgccaGAGCTGAGATAATCTGGGAATAACCTCTAGGAATTTCTTTCCAGCTGTgtttctgtcctgctgtgcaGTGTCTCCTCTGTGAGAAGCTCTCCTGGTTTGCTTCTTTCATTGTAGGAAATGTTTGCCCTGTGCACAGTTCTGCACTTCCTTCTCACCTTCTGTTTTTCTCCCCAGGTATAAGGAAGTTGTTAGATACCTGAGAGCTGTGAAATGCAATGAGAACCAAAGGTAAATGgcttctccccttttccttttcccctctctgttctgcttttccctctcttttccccttttcctttccccatctTTCCCCctgttcccttctctttccctccctttccttttcccctctcttttcctgactgttcttttcccctgtttttccccctttttcttttccctttatttttccctccttttcttttctctctcttcttcccccccttttcccttctttttcctatttcctttcccctctcttttcctcccattcctttcccctctcttttcctctcttcttccccctctctctcctcccctctGTAATGGCCAAGCCCAACCAGATCTCTCCACAAATCctacaaaacccccaaatcctaaTGGACCCCAAACCTTCATTTCCTCTTCCCAGGCTCCGAGACCTTCGGGATCTGATCCCGTTCTACCTGTGCAAAACTGGGAATTTCCTGGATGCTGCCCACTCCCTGCTGTTCCCTGTGAACAGCCTggcctgctgctctgcctgcaggatcACCCCCTGCCAGTTCAAGGTCTACCTCAAGATCTTCAGGACAGGCTGTGTTCCCTCTGGCAATGACATGCTGGAGACAGGGCCCTGGGTTACAGCTGGCAAGTGtcacttcttccttccctccttcacTGAGAATTTattccagctcttccctggcaGTCAGAGGAGTGGcacctgagcccagctgggagttgggtgagggtggggaggcccctgcatccctggcagtgtcccaggccaggctggacagggcttggagcacccagggacagtgggaggtgttgggttggaactggatgggctttgaggttcTTTCCAGTCCAAACCATGAAAACAGCAGGATGACTTTCTACTGGAGTATGGATTTATTCACTTCCCTTAAAACACTCATTTTGTCAGCTCACTTTCTgctgaaagcaaagcaagagAAACTATTCAGAGAAaatcccttccctcccagcactgccagtggCAGTGGGGGACTTGGCTTTGTGTCTCAGCCATGACCTTGAGGAGAAAACCTCCTGATGGGAGATGTTTCATCATCAGAATCATGAGCTCAGCCTCTGATAATTGCCATCATCTGTCCTGGGCTTTGTCACTTCTCAGGGTGTCTTCTGCCATGAAAGATTCATTTGGGAGTTGTTCCCTACTGACAGAA from Haemorhous mexicanus isolate bHaeMex1 chromosome 17, bHaeMex1.pri, whole genome shotgun sequence encodes the following:
- the LOC132335284 gene encoding uncharacterized protein LOC132335284, with protein sequence MDSQCYPGGCQVVPIWKLVAVWPSEKEEEDNVILISDDDDEGEDTQGSSVLFVEPQEKSPLEEKKSEELVDEEGDLVVTYCKQANVMPHARHDCTTQPFERRESDTCFPLGKNADICDQCYCYICDKLAAECQLWTVPSLCHCNAHNKSNFWKAQRNFAQAGVLATFNLELLELDTELRRGGDLLEKFIRDLSVAYNKYLIGEKICPPGHECCCQPKLPPGQCSVCRPRNVEVVYKYSDVFELVTRFLNQAEQESPKAAAVMLLGAAKQIALHKDPALLRSCQSLGHTASLRIAVPFLFQRIVTRLQRMLVVCDFPKILYEKFVEFFQSISLPCHCYAFSNSLNVLPWDHVLLTTVLKGQNITGQRRQKGRKMYLWEALPVVEARVEKLLQKKKYKEVVRYLRAVKCNENQRLRDLRDLIPFYLCKTGNFLDAAHSLLFPVNSLACCSACRITPCQFKVYLKIFRTGCVPSGNDMLETGPWVTAGSPLRNTVLIKQALKLLYSSEALYRNAKCWSSFIMILGSSNLLEKRGHLLPLPLGEPPLSFQENVLAASGNFLEDLKSGVNVSLPSAIFSGQLHHEASLILAVQAVQQMLCCDLPHLTSFLEIVLAFGKNFWALRLLLDQLCCVEHILCGTANLLLRDLSREEGTMLTVWQNLGPQYVGEFLCLFLTCRHKRMQSVGLFSLNVVIENLHLCPWARQLCTFFQESGLGQLPFGTTVHQEVSKFISAFEKL